From Candidatus Neomarinimicrobiota bacterium, the proteins below share one genomic window:
- a CDS encoding NUDIX domain-containing protein, whose amino-acid sequence MSNIKVRVVDCYVYRQTDDGMKFLLMKRNLNKIYEHLWQGVAGKIEDGETATETAIRELKEETGLSPKNMFVADHVSRFYEVHGDRINLVPVFGIEVDSDKVILSEEHIDFKWVDISHALNMLVWNGQKEGIQTVYDMVINNDERMKWSKVDL is encoded by the coding sequence ATGTCGAACATAAAAGTCAGAGTGGTGGATTGTTATGTGTATCGCCAAACAGATGATGGAATGAAATTTTTATTGATGAAAAGAAATTTGAATAAGATATATGAACATCTTTGGCAGGGCGTAGCAGGGAAAATTGAAGATGGCGAAACGGCAACCGAAACCGCCATCCGTGAACTCAAAGAAGAGACGGGGTTATCACCAAAGAATATGTTTGTGGCCGATCATGTAAGCCGTTTTTATGAAGTGCATGGGGACAGGATCAACCTTGTGCCCGTTTTTGGTATTGAGGTAGATTCTGATAAGGTTATCCTGTCTGAAGAACATATTGATTTCAAATGGGTGGATATTTCCCATGCATTAAATATGTTGGTGTGGAATGGCCAGAAAGAAGGCATTCAAACTGTTTATGATATGGTAATCAATAATGACGAACGAATGAAGTGGTCAAAAGTAGATTTATAG
- a CDS encoding T9SS type A sorting domain-containing protein, translated as MKRIFLLIMLLSSVQTQDTLTVMNYNVLRMTGSTSTRANYIKKVVDYVQPDLVILQEIEHQDGLDMLLNTAFNVDSTVFAAGKLPSSSWMKSGIIYRKSKIDISEDVFISTVLRDISGYTISLKNAHSNVAPFTVFGAHLKASDGNSEANQRWEEAKELYKYVAQKDSNYHYIMSGDFNLYGTDEPAYLLLTDSMTVDLEDPVGSWVRNEGSHVEKYTQSTRSDHLGDGGATGGLDDRFDFILFSDHFTAKDPDLKYVEESYKVIGNDGNHFNTFIMDGSNSAVPDSIADAIYRASDHYPVIAKIAYTTKASTSPIAHAGGDVVAANGDSVALDGSQSYDPNGTIVAYSWAQTSGPTATLINDQRVKPIAVLPEVNRTTTFTFKLTVTDNDGESGVDFVNVVIPVVGGYTPYDIQYTENQGIGEDCFPSEFEGQNVEVTGVVTAVRPDNEYPNFFFQDPQKDDWAGMFIYINKGYVPPKVGDEVKLKGDISEYFGMTEMKNLVSTDILSSNNNVEPTLVTASSLSGECRVWVEKYEGMLVRLVNVEVTQSANEDGQWIVSDWTGSAMIDGYMFDGDWSRPEYGIHFVSITGVLHYSYGQYKLMPRNSKDFNDPVTATGDELPERFELLTNYPNPFNPSTTIEFIVTNNGVAHSNVSLQIFDINGRIVVNLINGIPNSNKVVWHGKNDKGQSMPAGVYFARLESGSTVLTQKMILLK; from the coding sequence ATGAAACGCATTTTTTTATTAATAATGCTTTTATCAAGTGTCCAAACTCAGGATACACTAACAGTGATGAACTATAATGTGCTTCGAATGACGGGCAGTACTTCTACTCGAGCAAATTATATCAAAAAAGTGGTTGATTACGTTCAGCCCGACTTAGTTATACTTCAGGAAATTGAGCATCAAGATGGATTGGATATGCTCTTGAATACAGCTTTTAATGTGGATAGTACTGTTTTTGCCGCGGGGAAATTGCCCAGTTCATCCTGGATGAAAAGTGGTATCATTTACCGGAAATCTAAAATTGATATATCGGAAGATGTATTTATTTCAACAGTTTTGCGGGATATATCCGGCTATACAATATCTCTGAAAAATGCCCATTCCAACGTGGCGCCTTTTACAGTATTTGGGGCGCACCTCAAGGCCAGTGATGGCAATAGTGAAGCGAATCAACGCTGGGAAGAAGCGAAAGAATTGTATAAATACGTGGCCCAAAAAGATAGCAATTATCACTATATCATGTCGGGCGATTTCAACCTCTATGGCACCGATGAACCGGCCTACTTACTTCTGACCGATAGTATGACAGTGGATTTGGAAGACCCCGTAGGATCATGGGTGCGAAATGAAGGATCTCATGTAGAAAAATATACCCAATCCACCCGAAGCGACCATTTGGGTGATGGGGGAGCTACAGGCGGGTTAGATGACCGTTTTGATTTCATTCTATTTTCAGATCATTTTACTGCCAAAGATCCAGACTTGAAATATGTAGAGGAGTCTTACAAAGTAATTGGTAATGACGGCAATCATTTCAATACATTCATTATGGATGGGAGCAATAGCGCCGTCCCCGATAGTATTGCCGATGCCATTTATCGTGCTTCCGATCATTATCCTGTTATTGCCAAAATTGCATATACCACCAAGGCTTCTACCAGTCCAATAGCCCACGCCGGCGGTGATGTGGTGGCGGCGAATGGAGATTCCGTCGCGTTGGATGGATCCCAGAGTTATGATCCCAACGGAACTATAGTTGCCTATTCATGGGCCCAAACTTCGGGACCGACGGCAACATTGATAAATGACCAAAGGGTTAAACCCATAGCCGTACTTCCTGAAGTGAACCGTACAACGACATTCACATTTAAACTAACAGTGACGGATAATGATGGCGAAAGTGGCGTAGATTTTGTGAATGTCGTCATTCCTGTTGTGGGTGGATATACTCCTTATGATATTCAATATACTGAGAATCAAGGGATAGGTGAAGATTGCTTTCCGTCTGAATTTGAGGGACAAAATGTGGAAGTAACTGGTGTTGTGACGGCAGTTCGCCCTGATAATGAGTATCCCAATTTCTTTTTCCAGGATCCCCAAAAAGATGATTGGGCGGGAATGTTTATTTATATAAATAAAGGATACGTCCCGCCGAAAGTTGGAGATGAAGTAAAGCTAAAGGGCGATATTTCGGAATATTTCGGTATGACCGAAATGAAGAATTTGGTTTCCACCGATATCTTGTCCAGTAATAACAATGTGGAGCCGACCTTGGTGACGGCCAGTTCTCTATCGGGGGAATGCCGAGTTTGGGTGGAAAAATATGAAGGTATGCTGGTGCGGCTGGTCAATGTGGAAGTGACTCAAAGTGCCAATGAAGATGGCCAGTGGATTGTTTCAGATTGGACTGGATCAGCCATGATTGATGGCTATATGTTTGACGGAGACTGGTCCCGGCCAGAATATGGCATCCATTTTGTGAGCATTACTGGCGTGCTCCATTATTCTTATGGCCAATACAAATTGATGCCGCGAAATAGTAAAGATTTTAATGATCCTGTTACCGCCACAGGAGACGAATTGCCCGAGCGTTTTGAGTTGCTCACCAATTACCCCAACCCATTTAATCCGTCAACAACAATTGAATTTATTGTTACAAATAATGGTGTGGCCCATAGCAATGTGTCATTACAAATATTTGATATCAATGGCCGTATTGTGGTGAATTTGATAAACGGTATTCCCAATTCAAACAAAGTGGTATGGCATGGTAAAAATGACAAGGGTCAATCCATGCCGGCAGGTGTTTATTTTGCACGGCTGGAATCGGGTTCAACAGTTCTCACTCAAAAGATGATTTTGTTGAAATAA
- a CDS encoding asparaginase: MPILSKVIRGEFIESIHVAYGVAVDEKGVVVYASGDPHYLTCIRSTCKPFQASAAVKSGAVDAAGFSEDEIALMCASHNGEDIHVKTAQSMLNKLGFTTDDYCCGSHLPYDIESNHNVIRSGEKPIPLHNNCSGKHAGMLALSKHLGVDPTDYINKNHPVQKAILDQIMGYANLEKLSTAIDGCSAPTPFLTLSIIAGMFQKLASGNYPELDRLYNAMSKHPYLIGGRETFDTDFITAMKGRAVCKVGGEAIRGFGIRKEDGSVLGIVVKVLDGNLRALGSAVMAFLNQMELLTDDENESLKHYREPVLKNHRKLEVGKISTSIDF, translated from the coding sequence ATGCCAATTTTATCAAAAGTTATACGAGGGGAATTTATTGAAAGTATTCATGTGGCCTATGGGGTTGCAGTGGATGAAAAAGGTGTGGTGGTTTATGCCTCGGGGGATCCCCATTATTTAACATGCATTCGATCAACCTGTAAACCGTTCCAAGCGTCTGCAGCAGTAAAATCAGGCGCTGTGGATGCAGCAGGTTTTTCGGAAGATGAAATTGCCCTCATGTGCGCCTCTCATAATGGTGAAGATATCCATGTGAAAACGGCTCAATCTATGCTGAATAAGTTGGGATTTACAACAGATGACTATTGCTGCGGAAGTCATTTGCCTTATGATATTGAGTCAAATCATAATGTTATTCGTTCTGGTGAAAAACCTATTCCACTTCATAATAATTGTAGCGGGAAACACGCCGGCATGCTTGCTTTATCCAAGCATTTGGGGGTGGACCCTACAGATTATATCAATAAAAACCATCCGGTTCAAAAGGCGATTTTGGATCAAATTATGGGGTATGCGAATTTGGAAAAACTTTCCACTGCTATTGATGGCTGTAGCGCACCAACACCATTTTTGACTTTATCTATCATTGCGGGAATGTTTCAAAAATTGGCATCGGGGAATTACCCTGAATTGGATCGATTATATAATGCTATGTCCAAACATCCCTATTTGATTGGTGGGCGCGAAACCTTTGATACTGACTTTATCACCGCCATGAAAGGGAGAGCAGTATGTAAAGTGGGCGGTGAAGCGATTCGTGGATTTGGTATTCGAAAAGAGGATGGGAGCGTTTTGGGAATTGTGGTAAAAGTTTTGGATGGAAATCTTCGTGCACTTGGATCTGCTGTAATGGCGTTTCTCAATCAAATGGAATTGCTTACCGATGATGAAAATGAATCGTTAAAACATTATCGCGAACCGGTTCTCAAAAATCACCGCAAATTGGAGGTGGGGAAAATATCAACGAGTATTGACTTTTAA